Genomic window (Polaromonas sp. JS666):
CCAGGACCGTACCGCCACCTTTTTTCAGGAATTCGCTGAAGTATTTGTTGTGTCCTTTGCCGTAGTCCGTTGTGTCATGAATAATGGCCCATTTTTTGTAGCCCAGTCCGGCCATGAACTTGTAGGCGACCTCGTTCTGATTGATCATCGTGCCGTTGACACGATGAACTTCCTGGAAGTTGTTGCCGTAGGTGACCTCGGGCAGAACCGCACCCCACACCACAGCCGGCATGCCAAAACGGTTGTACACGCCCGCCGTGGCCATGGCGACTGCCGAGCAATAGTGTGTGACGCCCGCCACGATATTTTTGTCTGCGGCCACCTTGGTCGCCACCTGCACACCCACATTGGGCTTGCACTCGTCGTCCTGCGCCACCAATTCATAGGTGTATTTGGATTTGGGGTCCTGATTGCGCAGGCGCACTGCCAAGTCTGCTGAATTGCGCCCCCCCAGACCCATATTGGAGACCCCACCGGTCAACGGACCGACAAAGGCGATTTTCACCACTTCTTTAGCCATGACTGGACTGGCCAGGAGAGCCAGACTCAGACATGTCGTCAACAACGCCGTTCCTGCCAATATCGTGTTCCGCCTACGCATAGTCGCTTCCTTTCGGGTGAATTGATGAACTTGAATTAAGTGACATGATTCTGGTTGCCAGTCTATTGAATAGAATTCAAGTCACTTGAATACTCGCAAGCATGCTTTATGCCAGACATTGCCCAC
Coding sequences:
- a CDS encoding branched-chain amino acid ABC transporter substrate-binding protein, whose product is MRRRNTILAGTALLTTCLSLALLASPVMAKEVVKIAFVGPLTGGVSNMGLGGRNSADLAVRLRNQDPKSKYTYELVAQDDECKPNVGVQVATKVAADKNIVAGVTHYCSAVAMATAGVYNRFGMPAVVWGAVLPEVTYGNNFQEVHRVNGTMINQNEVAYKFMAGLGYKKWAIIHDTTDYGKGHNKYFSEFLKKGGGTVLGTFGVTADQQDFTTELTKIRELNPDVIYFGGLTPLGVRIRTQMEKLGIKAQFQGTSGIKSDAYIQGAGKELAEGTLSFIEGAPWEKLPGGLFFISKYAQQKYGESAEAYGPFAFAAANLIMDAVEKVGPDRKKVRDVLNRTKDADTIVGKVTFDDHRQNIVPLITKYVVENGAWVVWEDSSYGKGKHKLAGL